DNA from Mesorhizobium loti R88b:
GTCGTGGTCGGCGGCCAGATCGTGATCCGGCCGATGATGTATCTGGCGCTCAGCTACGATCACCGCATCGTCGACGGCAAGGAAGCGGTGACCTTCCTGGTGCGCGTCAAGGAAAGCCTGGAGGATCCGGAACGGCTGGTGCTCGATCTCTAGGGTTGCACGTGGCTGAAACTGTCGAGCCAATCGATCTGTTCGAGCTTGTGACGACAGGCCGGGCAGGGCCTGTCGAGCTCGGTAAAAGCAGCCGTGAAACGGTTCGAGGTTTGATCGACCCAGAGGATGTGCGGGCGGATAATCATTTTCGCCACGGCGACACCGAATCCGCTTGGTGCATCTACGGCACGAATTGCGAGTTCTTCTTCGGTCCTGATTTTCGCTTGCGGTCGATTAGCGTCGAACCTGTTTTTGGAAGATTGCGACCGGGTGGAATGATGGCGACTTGGCATGGCCATCTGGACGTCGATGTGGGCCGGCATCCAGTAACCTTTGGAGGCGCAAAACCGATAGCCATCCATACTTTGCCCAAGGCACTTCAGTTCCTGAACAAGAGCGAATTCAAGTGGGCAATCGGCGGCGGTCGTGAGCGCGACGTTTATATCGAACTGGTGGAGAGTTCTCGCCTCTTGACCATCAAGTATGAAGTGAACGCGCTTCCGGTCGACAGGAATGAAAATGTTGCGTTCGAGATAGACTATTTTCTGTCGACGATCTTCATCCTCGATCAAGCTGTTCAAGGTGGATAGCAGTGACGATCCGATCTTTCTTGTCCGAAAGCCTGTCGACCGCATCGATAACGGTCGGCGCGGTGATGATAACAGCGATCGCCCATGCCGCCTGCCCGATCGAACTCGCCGTCTATGGCGGCGCCCAGAGCGGCAGCGAGATGGATTTTACGCCGACCGGCACCTCGGCTGTTGTCACCAACTCTTTCCGGATGATCCTCGACAACAATGTGGTGCTGAACGGCATTGTGATGTGGAGCTCGGGCGAAGCGCGGCCGAACGGCTCCTTGATGTACAAATGCCCGGAGGGCGATGTCACCGGCGGCGAACTTGCCGCCTGCACGTTGTGGAACGGTGTGATCTATACGTCGGATGACAAGGGTGCGATCGGGCTCTTGCCGGCGCAGGGCGTCGATGCGCCGAAGACACTGATCCTTCCCGACCTTGGGCCGTCCTTGCGGCATTCGCTGGCCTATGGCGGCAGCGGATTTTCGAAAGTGCCGTCGGATGTGTTTACGCTGAAGGGATGCCAGGAATGAGCGAAGCGCAAAAGGTGCTGCTGGTCACTGGCGGCAGCCGCGGCATCGGCGCCGCCGTCTGCCGACAGGGGTCCAAGGCTGGCTATCGCCTGGCAATCAATTTTGCCTCGAACCAGGCAGCCGCCGACGCGCTGGTCGCCGAGATCAAGGCTGACGGCGGCGACGCTTTCGCGGTCAAGGGCGATGTCGGCAGCGAGGCCGACATCCTGGCCATCTTCGAAGCGGTGGACCGCACCTGGGGCCGGCTCGAGGCCTTCGTCAACAATGCCGGCATCGTCGATGCCAAGGCCCGCGTCGACGAGATGAGCGCGGCGCGCCTCGAACGCATGATGCGTATCAATGTCGTCGGGTCGATCCTGTGCGCCCGCGAAGCGGTCAAGCGCATGTCGACCCGCCATGGCGGGTCGGGCGGATCGATCGTCAACCTTTCTTCGGCCGCGGCGGTGCTGGGCGCGCCGGACAATTATGTCGATTATGCCGCCTCCAAGGGCGCCATCGACACGTTCACTGTCGGGCTTGCCCGCGAGGTCGCCGCCGAAGGCATCCGCGTCAACGCGGTGCGGCCGGGCATCATCGACACCGACATCCATGCTTCCGGCGGGCAGCCGGACCGGGTGGCGCTGATCCAGGACTCGCTGCCGATGAAAAGAGCCGGCACCGCCGATGAAGTAGCGGGAGCGATTCTCTATCTTCTATCCGACGCCGCATCCTATACGACAGGCGCGATCCTGAATGTCAGCGGCGGCCGCTGAGCGCCAAGCAAAGGGAAACAAACATGGCTTATGACGTCGTTATCATCGGATCGGGACCGGGCGGCTATGTCTGCGCCATCAAGGCGGCTCAGCTTGGTTTGAAGGTCGCGGTGGTCGAGAAGAACGCGACCTTCGGCGGCACCTGCCTCAACATCGGCTGCATCCCGTCCAAGGCACTGCTTTACGCCTCCGAAATGTTCGCCGAGGCCGGCCATTCCTTCGATACGCTTGGCGTCGAGATCGCCGCACCCAAGCTCAATTTGAAGAAGATGATGGCGCACAAGGATGCGACCGTTTCGTCCAACGTCAACGGCGTCGCCTTCCTGTTCAAGAAGAACAAGATCGACAGTTTTCGCGGCACCGGCAAGGTGGTGGCGGCGGGCAAGGTCTCGGTCACCTCCGAAGACGGCAAGGTCGAGGAGATCGAAACCAAGAACATCGTCATTGCCACCGGGTCCGATGTCGCCGGCATTCCCGGCGTCAAGGTCGACATCGATGAGAAGGTGATTGTCTCGTCGACCGGTGCGCTGTCGCTGGAGAAGGTTCCCGGTCATCTGGTTGTGGTCGGCGGCGGCGTCATCGGGCTGGAGCTCGGCTCGGTGTGGGCGCGGCTCGGCGCCAGGGTCACCGTGGTCGAGTTCCTCGACACCATTTTGGGCGGCATGGACGGCGAGGTCTCCAAGCAGTTCCAGCGCCTGCTGTCCAAGCAGGGTTTTGAGTTCAAGCTCGGCGCCAAGGTCACCGGTGTGGCCAAGGCCAAGAAGGGCGCGACTGTCACCTTCGAGCCGGTCAAGGGCGGTGCGGCTGAGACCATCGATGCCGACGTCGTGTTGATTTCGACCGGCCGTCGCGCTTTCTCCGACAGTCTCGGCTTGAAGGAAGCGGGTGTCGAGGTCGACG
Protein-coding regions in this window:
- the lpdA gene encoding dihydrolipoyl dehydrogenase, producing the protein MAYDVVIIGSGPGGYVCAIKAAQLGLKVAVVEKNATFGGTCLNIGCIPSKALLYASEMFAEAGHSFDTLGVEIAAPKLNLKKMMAHKDATVSSNVNGVAFLFKKNKIDSFRGTGKVVAAGKVSVTSEDGKVEEIETKNIVIATGSDVAGIPGVKVDIDEKVIVSSTGALSLEKVPGHLVVVGGGVIGLELGSVWARLGARVTVVEFLDTILGGMDGEVSKQFQRLLSKQGFEFKLGAKVTGVAKAKKGATVTFEPVKGGAAETIDADVVLISTGRRAFSDSLGLKEAGVEVDERGRVKTDAHLRTNVPGIYAIGDVIAGPMLAHKAEDEGVAVAETIAGQAGHVNYDVIPSVVYTSPEIASVGKTEEELKKAGIDYKVGKFPFSANGRARAMLHTDGFVKILADKTTDRVLGVHIVGFGAGEMIHEAAVLMEFGGSSEDLARTTHAHPTMSEAVKEAALATFFKPIHI
- a CDS encoding SDR family oxidoreductase; this translates as MSEAQKVLLVTGGSRGIGAAVCRQGSKAGYRLAINFASNQAAADALVAEIKADGGDAFAVKGDVGSEADILAIFEAVDRTWGRLEAFVNNAGIVDAKARVDEMSAARLERMMRINVVGSILCAREAVKRMSTRHGGSGGSIVNLSSAAAVLGAPDNYVDYAASKGAIDTFTVGLAREVAAEGIRVNAVRPGIIDTDIHASGGQPDRVALIQDSLPMKRAGTADEVAGAILYLLSDAASYTTGAILNVSGGR